The following nucleotide sequence is from Dyella sp. BiH032.
GAGAACCCGGCCAATCCGGCCTATCACCGCAACACCACGGCCGCGGAAATCCTGCGCGATTTCGCCGGCCGCCGGCTGGATTATTTCGTCACCGGCTGGGGCACCGGCGGCACGCTCACCGGCGTGGGCGAGGTGCTGAAAGTGGCGCGCCCGGAGGTGAAGGTGATCGCCAGCGAGCCGGCCGGCGCGGCGCTGCTGTCGGGCAAGGAGTGGCAGCCGCACAAGATCCAGGGCTGGACACCGGACTTCGTGCCGGCGGTGCTCAACCGCGAGGTGGCGCAGCAGATCCTGCCCATCGACGACGTCGTGGCGCGCGATACCTCGCGCGAACTGGCGAAGCAGGAAGGCATCTTCGTCGGCATCTCCGCCGGCGCCACGCTGGCGGCGGCATTGCAGGTGGCCAAGGATGCGCCGCAGGGTTCGGTGCTGCTGGCCATGCTGCCGGATACCGGCGAGCGCTATCTGTCGACGTTCCTGTTCGAAGGCGTCAATGAAGGTTCGGACGAAGTGGAATAGTCAGCTCCCCTCAGGCTGACTCCCTCTCCCCTTCGGGGAGAGGGCTGGGGTGAGGGGCCGGGCGGAGCGCAATGCTCAATCCCGCCTCAAACGCAAAAGCGTTGACGCACTGTAGCTCCGTCACCGCGAGCACCCGCCCCTCATCTGCGATGACCGAAGGGAATCCCCGCGGGATCGGCGTCTTCCTCGCTCCTCAAAGCCGGGCACATCCATGTGCCTTCCCCGCGTGCTCTACGGCGGGGGAAGGGCTCCCTGTAGGAGCTTTATCTCAACCGGCGGCCGCGCGGCCCGCCCCACTCGGCAATCAACTTGCTGCCCACGTTCGCCAGCGCCTCGATCGCCGGCAGCAACTCGCGCCCCAGTGGCGTCAACGCGTACTCCGCCGATGGCGGCGAGGTATCCAGCACGCGCCGCGTCACCAGCCCGCGCGACTCCAGCTCGCGCAGCCGCGCGCTCAATACGCGCGCGGAAATCCTCGGCAAGTCATGGCGCAACTCGCCGAAGCGGCGCGCGTCGCCGCTCAGCAACCACACCACGTTGGGTGCCCAGGCGCCGCGCAGCAAACCCAGCACTTCGCTGAGCGGGCAGGCGGGCGGCGGGGCGACTTTGTTCTTGCGGACGGGCAGGCCCATGGCATCGGACTCGTATGGCGCAGGTAACTGGCGAGTTACCGGATTTTAGAAGTTACCAGCGGTTAGGTGGTATCCAAGAGTAACCATGGATGGCTAGCATGCGCACCTCTCCCGCCCATCACTCGGGCGTTCGCCACCCACGAGGAGGATCTGCATGAAGCTTTATTACGCACCGGGCGCCTGTTCGCTCTCGCCGCACATCGTCGCGCTGGAGGCCGGCCTGCCGGTCGAGCTGGAAAAGGTCGACACCAAGACCAAGCGCACCGCTAACGATCAGGACTACTGGCAGATCAACCCCAAGGGTTACGTACCCGCGCTCGCGCTGGACAACGGCGAATTGCTCACCGAAGGCCCTGCCATCGTGCAGTATCTGGCGGACCTGAAGCCGGAGAGCGGCCTGGCCCCTACGCACGGCACGCCGGCGCGCTACCGCCTGCAGGAGATGCTCGGCTACATCAACTCCGAGCTGCACAAGACCTATTCGCCGCTGTTCCGCGCGGAAACCCCGGACGCCGTGCGTGCGGAGCGCACGGAATACCTGCGCAAGCGCTACCGCCTGCTGGAGACGCACCTGGCTAAGCACACCTGGCTGGTGGGCGAGCACTTCACCGTGGCCGATGCCTACCTGTTCACGGTGACCAACTGGGCCAAGCACGTCAACTTCGACCTCAGCGAGTTCCCGGCCTTGCTGGCGTTCCAGGAGCGCGTTGCCGCACGCCCCAAGGTGCAGGCGGCGCTGGAAGCGGAAGGGCTGGTCAAGAAGGCCGCGGCCTGACAACGAAAAAGGGGCGCGTTTGACGCGCCCCTTTCTTCCTGCATGGAGGTGCCGGTCAGATCTCGCGCGCCAGCGGTTCGGCCAGACCGACGTAGCCGCCCGGCGTGAGATCGAGCAGGCGCTGTTTCGCTTCCGCCGGCAGTTCCAGCCCGGTGATGAACTGGCGCATCGAATCCTTGGTGATGCCCTGGCCGCGGGTCAGCGCCTTGAGCTGCTCGTAGGGCTCCGGCAGGCCGTAGCGGCGCATCACGGTCTGCACGGCCTCGGCCAGCACTTCCCAGCTGGTGTCGAGATCCGCGGCAAGGCGATCAGCGTTGACGTTGAGCTTGCCCAGGCCCTTCTGCAGCGACTCCAGCGCCACCAGCGTGTGGCCGAAAGCGGTGCCCAGCGCGCGCAGCACGGTGGAGTCGGTCAGGTCGCGCTGCCAGCGGCTGATCGGCAGCTTCTCGGCGAAGTGGCCGAGCAGGGCGTTGGCCAGGCCGAAGTTGCCTTCGGCGTTCTCGAAGTCGATCGGGTTGACCTTGTGCGGCATGGTCGAGGAGCCGACCTCGCCGGCCTTCAGCGCCTGCTTGAAGTAACCCAGCGAGATGTAGCCCCACACGTCGCGCGCCAGGTCGATCAGGATGATGTTGGCGCGGCGCACGGCGTCGCAGTACTCGGCCACGCCGTCGTGCGGCTCGATCTGCGTGGTGTAGGGGTTGTAGTCCAGGTCCAGGCTTTCCACGAAGCGCTGCGAGAACGCGCGCCAGTCCAGCTCCGGATAGGCGATGGCGTGCGCGTTGTAGTTGCCTACCGCGCCGTTGATCTTGCCGGGGATCTCCACGGCGGCCAGCTGTTTGCGCTGGCGCTCCAGGCGGGCGACCACATTGGCCAGCTCCTTGCCGAGCGTGCTGGGCGAGGCCGTCTGGCCATGCGTGCGCGAGAGCATCGGCAGCGCGGCGTTGGCATGGGCCAGGTCGCGCAGCTTGGCGATCACGGCGTCGAACGCCGGCAGCAGCACCTGCTGCCGGGCGTCGCGCAGCATCAGCGCGTAGGAGAGGTTGTTGATGTCCTCGCTGGTGCAGGCGAAGTGCACGAATTCCTTGGCCTGGGCCAGGGTGGCGTCGTTGCCGATGCGCTCCTTGATGAAGTACTCGATCGCCTTCACGTCATGGTTCGTGGTGGCTTCGATGGCCTTGACCCGCGCGCCGTCTTCGACGCTGAACCTGGCAGCGATGTCCTTGAGCTGGGCGACCTGCGCGGCCGAGAACGCCGGCAGTTCGACGATGCCCGGGTCGGCGGCCAGCGCCAGCAGCCATTCGATCTCCACGTGCACGCGCCGGTGCATCAGGCCGTACTCGCTGAAGATCGGGCGCAGGGCTTCGGCCTTGCTGGCGTAGCGGCCGTCCAGCGGCGAGAGGGCGGTCAGGGCGTGGGCAGACATCGAGGCGATCCGGCAGAGGAAACGCGGCATTTTACAACGGGCGAGCCCGTTCCGGCCCCGCGCCGGTTGGCACGCCCCTAACGGCAACCGCCCTATAGTGGCCGGGCATCGAGACCCCGGTATCGACACCCCAAGGAATCCACGCATGAGCCAGTACCGCATCGAACACGACAGCATGGGGGAACTGAAGGTCCCCGCCGACGCGCTGTACGGCGCGCAGACCCAGCGCGCCGTAGACAACTTTCCCATCTCCGGCCTGCGCCTGCCGCGCGCCTTCATCCGGGCCCTGGGTCTGATCAAGGCCGCCGCGGCGGAGGCCAACCTGTCACTGGGGTACCTGCGCAAGGGCCAGGCGGCGGCGATCCGCAAGGCCGCGCTGGCCGTTGCGGACGGGCAGTTCGACGACCAGTTCCCGATCGACGTGTTCCAGACCGGCTCGGGCACCAGCACCAACATGAATGCCAACGAGGTGATCGCACACCTGGCGGGCAAGGGCGGCACCAAGGTGCACCCCAACGATCACGTCAACTACGGGCAGAGCTCCAACGACGTGATTCCCACCGCGATCCATGTCAGCGCCACGCTTACCGCCAGCGAGCAGCTGCTGCCGGCACTCAAGCACCTGCGCAAGACCATCGAGCGCCGCGCGCGCGAACTGCGCAACGTGCCCAAGACCGGCCGCACGCACCTGATGGACGCCATGCCGGTGACCTTCGGCCAGGAGCTCTCCGGCTGGGCGGCACAGATCGATGCGTCCATCGCACGCATCGAGGACAGCCTCAAGCGCATGCGCCGGCTGCCGCAGGGCGGCACCGCGGTGGGTACGGGCATCAATGCCGATCCCAAGTTCGGCCCGGCGGTGGCGCGCGAGTTGAAGAAGCTGACCGGCGTGCGTTTCGACTCGGCGGAGAACTACTTCGAAGGCATGGCCGGCCAGGACGCGGCGGTCGAACTCTCGGGCCAGCTCAAGGCGCTGGCGACCGCGCTGATGAAGATCGCCAACGACCTGCGCTGGATGAACTCCGGTCCGCTCGCCGGCTTGGGCGAGATCGAGCTGCCGGCGCTGCAGCCGGGCTCGTCGATCATGCCGGGCAAGGTCAATCCGGTGATTCCGGAAGCCACCGCGATGGTGGCGGCGCAGGTGATCGGCAATGACGCGGCGATCACCATCGGCGGCCAGTCCGGCAACTTCCAGTTGAACGTGATGCTGCCGCTGATCGCGCACAATCTGCTGCAATCGATCGGCCTGCTCGCCAACGTGAGCGTGCTGTTGGCGGACAAGGCGATCGCCGGCTTCAAGGTGAACGCCGCGCGCGTGAAGGAAGCGCTGGACAAGAACCCGATCCTGGTCACCGCGCTCAATCCGGTGATCGGCTACGAGAAGGGCGCGGCCACCGCCAAAATGGCCTACAAGGAAAAGCGGCCGATCATGGACGTGGCGCTGGAAACCACCGGTCTGTCCAAGGACGAGCTCAAGAAGCTGCTCGACCCCATGACGCTCACCAAGGGCGGCATCCACGAAGGCGGCGGTGGCGGCGGCTGACTACGTAGGTTGGGGTGAGCCTCAGGCGAACCCCAACATCGCGAGGCATACATCGAAGCCAGCAACGCTGGGGTTCGCCTGAGGCTCACCCCAGCCTGT
It contains:
- the cysK gene encoding cysteine synthase A, which codes for MIYDSILDTIGNTPVVKLHRLVPKHVELYVKVEAFNPAGSVKDRLALAIILDAERSGTLKPGQTVVEATSGNTGVALAAVCAARGYPFVAVMTETFSIERRKLIRAYGGKVLLTPAAERGSGMVRKAKELAEKHGWFLARQFENPANPAYHRNTTAAEILRDFAGRRLDYFVTGWGTGGTLTGVGEVLKVARPEVKVIASEPAGAALLSGKEWQPHKIQGWTPDFVPAVLNREVAQQILPIDDVVARDTSRELAKQEGIFVGISAGATLAAALQVAKDAPQGSVLLAMLPDTGERYLSTFLFEGVNEGSDEVE
- a CDS encoding helix-turn-helix domain-containing protein, yielding MGLPVRKNKVAPPPACPLSEVLGLLRGAWAPNVVWLLSGDARRFGELRHDLPRISARVLSARLRELESRGLVTRRVLDTSPPSAEYALTPLGRELLPAIEALANVGSKLIAEWGGPRGRRLR
- the gstA gene encoding glutathione transferase GstA; translation: MKLYYAPGACSLSPHIVALEAGLPVELEKVDTKTKRTANDQDYWQINPKGYVPALALDNGELLTEGPAIVQYLADLKPESGLAPTHGTPARYRLQEMLGYINSELHKTYSPLFRAETPDAVRAERTEYLRKRYRLLETHLAKHTWLVGEHFTVADAYLFTVTNWAKHVNFDLSEFPALLAFQERVAARPKVQAALEAEGLVKKAAA
- the purB gene encoding adenylosuccinate lyase, yielding MSAHALTALSPLDGRYASKAEALRPIFSEYGLMHRRVHVEIEWLLALAADPGIVELPAFSAAQVAQLKDIAARFSVEDGARVKAIEATTNHDVKAIEYFIKERIGNDATLAQAKEFVHFACTSEDINNLSYALMLRDARQQVLLPAFDAVIAKLRDLAHANAALPMLSRTHGQTASPSTLGKELANVVARLERQRKQLAAVEIPGKINGAVGNYNAHAIAYPELDWRAFSQRFVESLDLDYNPYTTQIEPHDGVAEYCDAVRRANIILIDLARDVWGYISLGYFKQALKAGEVGSSTMPHKVNPIDFENAEGNFGLANALLGHFAEKLPISRWQRDLTDSTVLRALGTAFGHTLVALESLQKGLGKLNVNADRLAADLDTSWEVLAEAVQTVMRRYGLPEPYEQLKALTRGQGITKDSMRQFITGLELPAEAKQRLLDLTPGGYVGLAEPLAREI
- a CDS encoding class II fumarate hydratase, whose translation is MSQYRIEHDSMGELKVPADALYGAQTQRAVDNFPISGLRLPRAFIRALGLIKAAAAEANLSLGYLRKGQAAAIRKAALAVADGQFDDQFPIDVFQTGSGTSTNMNANEVIAHLAGKGGTKVHPNDHVNYGQSSNDVIPTAIHVSATLTASEQLLPALKHLRKTIERRARELRNVPKTGRTHLMDAMPVTFGQELSGWAAQIDASIARIEDSLKRMRRLPQGGTAVGTGINADPKFGPAVARELKKLTGVRFDSAENYFEGMAGQDAAVELSGQLKALATALMKIANDLRWMNSGPLAGLGEIELPALQPGSSIMPGKVNPVIPEATAMVAAQVIGNDAAITIGGQSGNFQLNVMLPLIAHNLLQSIGLLANVSVLLADKAIAGFKVNAARVKEALDKNPILVTALNPVIGYEKGAATAKMAYKEKRPIMDVALETTGLSKDELKKLLDPMTLTKGGIHEGGGGGG